The Ipomoea triloba cultivar NCNSP0323 chromosome 4, ASM357664v1 DNA segment CACGAAgcattatgtggaccatggtccacgtatAATTAAGGAGTAGTTCTACATGTACTCCCAATACACATTCCCACTTTCTACTCTATATGAGTTGGCATGttttgattgatcaatttaataggGGGCCATGACTTttgttcattcttttttttttcatcctccaatcaaatttgaacacaattgAAAGTAGAAATTGGGAGTATAAATTTGGGAGTACatctattttttataattaagactACACagttgtatatatacacacactgaCACACGCACGGTCTATATGTCCAACCACACGGCCTAAGATTAAAAAACACCGCCGCTGCCTTACAACATCCGCCGCGCCGCAGCTGGTAGCATGTCAAATATCTTTCTGAAAAACTTCTACCATTGCTTCAAATGCCTTCTGAGGACTACTACTCTCTCTATAGAAGACGATGACAAAGGAATAGTGGAACCCAACAAACCTCTCTCTTATTATTCCCCCACCGTTTCTGCTTCCACCACCTCCGACGACGACTTATTCTCCACCGTTTTAGCCTCCGAACGCTTCTTCTTTTCCTCCCCCGGCCGCTCAAACTCCATCGTTGACTCATCGGAAGCTCCTTCTCCCAACCCCACCACACCCCTAATCTCCGGCGGGGTCGCTGTTCAAACTGATTCCCCGGACCCGTTAGCCGACTTCCGGCGGTCAATGCAAGAAATGGTGGAAGCCCACGAGTCAACGGACTCGGATTTCTTGCACAGCCTTCTACTTTGTTATCTAAATCTCAATCCTAAACACACTCACAAGTACATCGTGGGAGCTTTCTCCGACCTCATTATATCTCTAGTTTCGTCGCCGTCGTCGATCGGACTGTAGTTGAGCCGATCGAGgaaagcagaagaagaagaagaagaagaaccccGCCGCGGTGCCGCCGTCACTCCATCAACGTACACTTggtatacaaattatattaaatcctAAACGTACAAACCCATAAATATGTTTGGTGAATTTCGACTACTTATTGTATTAGTGTTCTAAACAACTGTTGTTAATGGTGTAAGAGTGACTTTGAGTAAAGCTATATATATTCTCTTTCTTTAACATTTGTTTATCGATTTATTCTTAATCCTTACTTTTGTTAAATAACAATATTGTGTGAAATTTTTTggtagagcttatagcttattttaaattacaaataaattatatactctaTTTGGTAAAAGATAGGGAGTTTAAAATAAGTTGTGGCATCTATCTTTTAAGTTAAGTCATTTCCTAAGACGGTAGCCTCTATTATAAAGCGTTGCTTGTTCCTTCGCACTGGCCGTTCGCTTTCTCAGTAGCAAAAGCTCTTGGCCTATCAGCTCTTGTGCACTCATTGGCTATACTTCGAAACAAGACTCTTCTTCAGACTTAGGGTTTCTCACTTCTGGTTCATCAAGATAGGCTAGATAGCGATAACGGCTTATCCTCATTTCTTCCATTCGCTGCCTAGAAAACGGAGGGACCGAAACTCAAGGGAATTGACGAGGGCCTGCACTCTAGCTCGGCCCGGGAAAGCGCTGGCAACAACAGAAAGGAAGGGATTTGACTTCACTTTACTTAAGATTAAAGATAGGGGCCGGGCGGGCAGTGAAGGCTCATTTAGTAAACAGCAAACGAGCAACAAGCACCTTTTTCGCTTCGATTATGTCTGTCTTGGCTCTTCTCCCGTCGAGTTAACATAGTActatttcaaaataagttcataactcttttttttttctttttctaactatctttattaatttacaaaaatgataacatttatcttttattactcaaaatcttaatatcttaatttatctttttatgcCTTTTTACACTTATAAGCTAATTCAACAATTagttttatcaaacactttaatttcagtTAGTTTATTAGTTACTAACTTTTTAACTTTCAATTTTTGGCTAGTTTTTTAGCTGAATGTGCCAAACAAagccaatatatataatagcatAGGGAAAAACGGCTTGGCATCGTACATCGttactttcttctttttccaATATAATTAGGATATTATAATTcaattgtttaatttggttgCCTAGTCAATTGTATTATATACTTCACATGTACACTTGATCCTTATATCAATTTAATTGAATTATACTTCTTACTAAAAgcctcaaacaaaaaaaatcagcTATATCAACATAATATACTATAGACTCAGCTTGTTGATTTATAGGTGTTACTCAACATAATCACACAAATAAAGTATGAATAtgtaataagaaataaattaatacgaatgattttaatttaatgaaataatcgcaaagaaaaattcacaactctcttctaaaatttaaattatttgagaGCTAATTGAGTGGTTGTAGCTGAGCTCAAGAGCCCCCATCATCCTTAATTTTAGTGTAGTACGAAATGACATTCTCTAAAAGTCATCTATAAACGTCGATAATAAAGTACTCCGTAATAGTTACTAATGATGAATAATGGGGAAAACAATGTGATACAATAtcaattttttgaatactaacaCATTTCAACAAGTCAATATCACCTCACTAACGTTCGAAGCCATGATCTCTTATTTGGAAGAGTCACTTCATGttgcttgaccacaaagtctttggcatctcataataattaatttgactactaaataattaatttttcaacgACTTATTTGACTAAATCAATCTTATGGACTTGGTCACTAATCCATCTAATAATCTTTCATGTCATCCTGTTGTTGATCCTATTGAGCCACAGCTTCCAAGAGGGACAAAgggacaaattattgtgtagaccacggtccaaaatAACATTACtgaattttataagttagaataacaatgtatattatgtgttagactAATGAAACTTCTGCggtaatataatgtatattatgtgttagaataatgtattttgtgtgcttagaataatatacattatgagttagaataatgaaattactGGATggttaaataatgtacattatgtgttataataatgtacattatatgttataataatgtacattatgtgttaaaataatatacattatgaattataaaaatgtatatagaATCGTAGTGCACACAATTGTATAACTATTGTCCAAAAGGTCTTATCTTCAAAACTCAACTAAACGATTATCATGCTAACTTAATTGCCAAATATCTTTTATCTGCGCAAAACGTGTGaaaaattagtaatataataagaGATTTAAATGTGAATTAATTGTACTTAAAAAATGTGAATTAATTCAATGTGTTTTAagtagtgttgcaaaaattccgaTTAGGCGCTGATTAATCCCTACTTAGGTGCTAGGCGCCGGTTGACCGcttagcgtatcacattaaatagtgGTCTAGGCgactggccggctaggcgaccggcTACGCCGCCAAAGCTctgcctagaccgcttaggcgctgactgcctaggcctcctaggcgtagaccgcctaggcctcctaggcgccgAGTAGACCTCTTAGGCACCAACTAGGCTGCTTACTCGACTGATTAacaattgttcttttttttttatgggttatttcactcaaagcaacatcgttttgagcgaaataactctaaattgtacaagctctagatattttttacgttaatatttaatattttagtattaactattaaagtattatataatttataattattagtctttaaaaaattaaacatacttaaacaaacttttaaaaaataaaaaataaaataaaaattaaaatacacaaaCGCCTAGGCACTGATTAATCCCTGCCTAGGTATCCTAGGCGCTAAGCGCTCCCCAAGCTCCCGGGGAGCGCTAGCAATTTTTCCAACAATGGTCTTAagcatattaaatttaattgcatgattaaactaataattttcatcttcttcgaACGGCCGCCTTTTATTGGCTAAGACAAAGcgaaaattaataataataatgaaattggTTACAAGACCAAGAAGAGCGTGGGACGTGAATGCCTCGTTGCATGTAATTCTTTTAACGTCTAATGTTTGCCTTTTAAAAGAATGTTTTTTCTCGAGTAAATGAATGTTACGTTGATTGAAATCCCAccatgataatatatatatatatatatatatatatatatatatatatatatatatatataatgtgcactgtataacataaaaatgtgcactaaaagaaaaaacaatgtgtactgtatgacataacaatgtgcactagaaaaagaaataatgtgcaatgtatggcataacaatgtgcactgaaagaaggaaaaatgtgcactagaagaaggaaaaaataagcactggaagacaaaaaaaattaacttatacaaaattataataatgccaccgtgttttaaaaaaataaaaaacctccAACTTGAAAATTGATTCTTAGGTGAAAAATGTGCACATGACcattggattaaaaaaaaatgatctaaGCATTTGAGCTTTAATGAAATGGGCGGTGGTAATTATGTAATTTTCATAATGTTAAATGAAACGCGCATTGTTAGAGGGcaaaaagagtaaaaaataaaaaataaataaataatcccCAAACGGAGCAACTCCGCCACTTTAGTTTTATGcatctagtgcacattgttgtgccttacaGAGCACATTGTTTGGCCTTGCAGAGCACATTGTTTGGCCTTACAATGCACTTTGTTTAGCCTTACAATGCACAATATATTGTTTGTCATTATAGTGCACGTTGTTTGTccttatagtgcacattgttgtgtcttACAGGgcacatttttatttaatagaaCTTCACATAGCATGTTTATTATAGATTTAATTTTGGCATGTAATATACAAACATAGCACATTGTTTAGCtttatagtgcacattgtttGGCCTTATAAAATATCATGTAAGTGCACTAGAAAAATTGTCAATAATCTCTTCAAAATATTacagtgcattttttttttggcgtaATAGAGCACATTTTTCATTCTTACAATGCACATTGTTCTAActtatagtgcacattgctCTAACTTATAGTGCGCATTATTTAGACTTAGAATACACATTGTTAACCacctgaaaattcaattttatgcttttagtgcacattgttgtacCTTCTAGAGCACAATTTTATCACTTCCAATGCATCTTTTATGGCTAATCAAATAAATCCGCATAGAGTGCATATTGTCTTGCGCTATGACTTCCAGTGCATATTTTTATGTCTTGCAGAACTTATTGTTGTTTTTTAccgtgcacattgttgtgccttttGAGTACACAAGGTTATAATTTTTAGTGCATGACAGTCTGCATTGTTTACTACCTGAAATTCTAGTTGTATgtttccagtgcacattgttgtgccttccagagcacattgttgaatCAAGTGCAAAGAATGTGGAGGAATGCATGAATACAATGGTGATTTCATGTGTACgaatgaattaaaattaaaaatattctaaaaacGAAATAGAATAATTTGCAATTGAGTTTACCTTCATTCATTATGTTGATCGAATAGATTGTGCAATTGATTATGTGAATGAAGGAGATCCAATTGATTTGATCGAATTTATTTGATCAATAGGAAAGAATATCGTGGAATTAGTTAGCAAATTATTTCTTAGGAAACTAGAGGAATCATAAAACTCTAAAATCAAAACCCTAATTGCATTGtactttcacatatttgaaagtgcaaacttttaataataaatatgcaaaatgttaacactaaatatgcaaaacaTTAATACTAAATAGCAGATTTTAGTGTGCAcatttgcatagtaaagttggtgataattacgaaattGTCACTGcgttttttctttaaaaaacttATCTAGTGCATTCAATTTTTCCAAATGTAAGGTTGTGattagttcttagttttctcctacgaatttgttctcatatgatctaATACCtacatgtgtgtgtgcgcgcgcgcatGTGCGTGCGTGCGTGGATGATATCTTATGAGAATACCCGACCAAGTAAAAACTGTAGAATGATCTTAGCCATTGATATGAAAAAGATCAACGACTCTAAAGCAAAGAAATTTAGATCGAAAAAAATATggtgacatttttttaaatatttcaaagagTAAAAGTGagtccattttattttaaatcaacATATTAAAAGTGAGTCcataaattaaagttgttattatatttacaagAATTTCAccatccattttattttaaatcaacATTTGTATTAATATTTGACATTATAAAATTTCTGGCCCACAAAGATGAAACCCCCTTTCCTCAAAGGCTCAAAACCCCAACCcaacataatataatttattttcttaatcactaaaaacatatattaacatatttacgatttatatggattaataaAATCGTTcgttcaaaaaatatataagaaaaacaattaatttagcgtataataaatatattaaataaaataggacCCCGGGTAGTACAAAATGTAGTACAAAGTTGATGGAGATAATAATTAATCACCAATTCATTTGGTCGTTCCATTAAAAATTTTCTGTTTCGTGGTCCATACCAGCTTTAGTACACTATACCAATGTAATGAAAATGAAGCCTATATATGGTCTCCATGCCTTCCataataaattgtaatataaaCGAGTAGTAGCTAGGCTAGCTACTAGCTGCTACTTTTGGGCTAATTAATACCAGggattattttaaattaaaaaataattacatttttaatctttaaattaTGTCTTAATAGTAATTTCCTTGATGGATTGGTATGCATGCCAATTTTTTATACCATCTGTTAGGAATACAGCGAAATAATGTGGAagtgaataataaaaaattgagaattatagaaaataatgtggaagtgaataataaaaaattgagaattatagaagttacataatagaaaaataatagaaatgacaaataaggaaattgctataatgggaatatatataaataatgtggaagtgaataataaaaaattgagaattatagaagttacataatagaaaaataatagaaatgacaaataaggaaattgctataatgggaatatatatatatatatatatatatatatatatatatatatatatatatatatatatatatatatatatatatatatatatatatatatatatatatatatatatatatatatatatatatatatatatatatatatatatatatatatatatatatatatatatatatatatatatatatatatatatatatatatatatatatatatatatatatatatatatatatatatatatatatatatatatatatatatatatatatatatatatatatatatatatatatatatatatatatatatatatatatatatatatatatatatatatatatatatatatatatatatatatatatatatatatatatatatatatatatatatatatatatatatatatatatatatatatatatatagagagagagagattttggttcaaatgcggcggcgagctccggtgcggtcatgcgacctaatctgcaccgtccaatttcattaatcttactgaaattcgcgtatgtttatgtggggttattatggtaattttagtatttatattacgtgaattggaatggtgcattttcgtacatagtgtggtgcatttgaatacatgttgtggtgtgttttgttacgtatgttggtgcattaactgtgttgtggaatggtgtgttttaatctatccgttggtgcattttcatacgtagaatgatgtgtaactgtgttgtggaatggtgtgttttaatctatccgttggtgcattttcatacgtagaatgatgtgtaactgtgttgtggaatggtgtgttttaatacgtcgtctgatgcattttaatacattgaatagTGTGTATTtaaacacatgtgtttctaataagtgtggtgcattttaatacgtataatggtgcatattttagcacaatttttttttgaaaactagcacatgttttctaatatgtgtaaatagtgtatgcttataatctgacatgaggcacattgtgctacattttaatacatagaataatgtgttttattaagtatatagacgcatttggtatattgtgtggaatggtgtgttttatcggttctctggtgcgttttagtacgtagaatggtgtgttctgtaacatatatatattgcgcgttgatttgatgagttgatatgatctaatggctgaaaataggccacacggccacacctaatgaccaggccacacTTGATcatggctatatatatatatatatatatatatatacatacatatatatatatatatatatatatatatacatacatacatatatatatgtatgtgcacttgtaagtgaaactaggtgcaccaaagttccagttatttacaaaaatgccaccgcgtaattttttaaaaattgcatctgattcgttgatctggacacgtggacggctgtgaagcgttctcatttcttacctgggcggtAGTTCGCATGGAGTgcatccttatatatatatatatatatatatatatatatatatatatatatatatatatatatgtatataaacagGTCTGGCCTGCAGGCTTGTAGGGCAGGCCTTATTCATATAAGCCTAGGCATGTTTTGTTAACAAGGCTTAAATTGGGCCTAAGCCTGGCCTATTTAATAAATAGGTCAGGCCTTACCAGGCCATAGGCCCTACAAAGGGGTATGACCTATTTTCTCCCTtacctacagttaacaatttcgatacatgtaaataaataacttgataattgttgacacataatatgataactacaagTATAAAAATTGTCAACTACATGTAGAGAATGTATCAACTACAAATATAGAATTTGAAGATTGATTTTGGATCAGAATCTACAATACAAGGTAGACCTGATCCATGCTATAATTTACCTATCCATGCATGGACATATATGGTCTCCAGGTTTGAAACGAGATTTGCATTGGTTTTGTCCCTACAATTTTATCACCCTTCGTAATGATATGGATATAAAACGTAACTTCATTTGGAattaacaattatatatgtaaatgcgaaataaaattattatttcgtTATTACTCAAGGACTGATACAATTTCTTATCTTCAAACTATAATTAAACTTCGTAGGTATTAATATATTGTTAGTAAGTCTTATTGTTCACGTACAAATAAATGGACTAGTAATTTAAtagtttgtatatatagtgtcaGTAGAACTTCAAAAAATAGTTTGTATAGTGTGAAAAATATGATTTCTAACTTTCTATATATTGATTATAGTAAGGTACATACCGCATTAAACTCAGACAATTAGTGGACCAATGTGTTAATGACTCTTCTCCCAAGCCAAATGGTTGAATCCCCAATCCCAATAGTTTTCACGTCTTGGAGTCTTGGACAAACAGGGCATTTGGGATGATGTAAATCATAATAACTCAGCGGCTCAATAGACATGACTAAATGCAAGTGCGCACAAGGGATTTGCTCACTTTAATTTGGGCATAATCCATACACTACTGCTGTCGAGTTTCGAATATCGATTTCTTCTCCAGTTCTCCCAAATAATGCCTATTAAACCAATGAACTAAGCTCGCGAGGGACCACTGTGTTAATGATTGTTTTCTAGGGGTGGTAGTGGGAATGGCCAAAGCCCCACATAGAAATCTACGACTTAGTCTAGTTTTGACTAAGCTTAACTGTGtcgttttaataaaaaaggttAGGCTTCAATCAATATTAAGACTGATTTAAGTAAATAAGTTAGATCAATACTTTTAAGACCCAACTTGTAAGCCTACAAGCCAGACCTGTTTATATTTATTGTACTAGTTACTCGTGTTGGAGAAATTGGTGAATAAATcattacaaaaaatatataaaatataattatgtcccgaaaaaatgaaatttaatttagaaGAATTAATCCAACCAAATCTAGTACAAAACcacaataaaaaatacacacacacacaccaaatatatataacaaaatagtgatttattttaccaaaaaataatCCCACGAAATTAGTACCAGGGATTATATAGATCGGGTAATTATATAATCTTGAAATTTGGATTACACAATTAATTAGCCGGCTATTACTTATTACTTAGGTtggaaataggaaaaaaaattaatgataatCGTACTAAGTAATGGAACTCAATATGAATAACATTAAATACTTAGCAAAAAATCCATTCTACAAAACGTTGCCGTTTCCATTGGGCATCCAAACATCAACATGAAGTTGTCGCTTTATTATAGagttagattagattagatatgtttaacaattatgccaactttgattggatGAGGTTCGGACCtaaaacctttcttatagaCATCAATGAGTAagtaaagaataataaataattaacggaatattccattACTAAAGTCTATACTAACGGAATGCAtagttatttaagggaagaaaatattataatagagggtaaagaaggaaaatctttaaaaaaaatactaaaatcaaaataatataaatcattcatttcaacaaacaattacacaACATTTTTTAGTTACCGTTAAGGGCcaaactttattggctcttattagatttGTATATGTAGAACCCTGATTATGATGGGGTttgaacctaagatctttcttatagaaatcaatgaataaatttaaactaataaatagttaacagaatattcAGTTACTAAAGTCTATACTAATGGAATGTGGTGTTatttaaggaaagaaaataataatataatagaaggtAGAGAAGGaatatcataaaaaaaatactaaaatcaaaataatatgaaccattcactCCAACAAACAATTATACAGTTAtatcaacattttttagttctcgTTAGgagcctaactttattggctcttattaaatttgtagATTTGTAGATATACTAGTTACCACACTCGCATTACTCGAATAGTCCAATGCctaatgtgtatttttaaattattgtttcaaaatttatcaaagtatcatttgGTATCCTTgcgtatatcaatgcaagattatcaaaattttcataaaagtaaatattttaacttttaagaatACATCTACTAtaataataagagccaaaaagagttaggcctaaaatgggtagaaaaaatggcggtcaactTATTTAAtcaatggatggttcagatgaattatcaaatcaaatagatggttaagatgaTTCAGatttatattattcatagagattacctaatttaaccttacttttttGATTTACCTTAAAAATTTCCGTCAATTATCTCTTCCTCTGTTAATATCACCGTTAACTCTTCACCCTGCTCTTCGCCAAAACGATCTATCACCGTCAATTATCTAGTAGCTACTCCCGCGTCGCCAATTGGATTCTCTTCACGAATTCGCGCCCTAGAGCTTCACCCTCCTCGCTCGCTCTCCCTTTGAATCAACCAGATTTTACCCCACGTCTATTCCTCCCGCTTCGCCAAATCGGAGGTGTCGCCTCACCGTCAACTCGGCATTCGATTCCTCCCGCTTCGCCAAATCGATTGATTCCTCATCGAGTCCTCCGGGTGCGCTCAATCGCAGAttttacccccccccccccccccagcaGAAGTTGCCTCACCCTTCTGGTAAGTTGTTGAAGTATATTCTTTATTTGTATGGACTGCTGCTTAGGATTTGGTCATACAGACAGCCCATTAGCTCCTCCCGCGTCCTGTGTGTCGGTTAATAGGGGAAGCTCacttcttttatttgtttatactcGGATTTTTGCCTATGATGGCAACATTagatttatttatactttgggAAATCATGCTACTGTAATCTATTCATATGTTATTGACCTGTGACTTTGCTGTGCATGTTTGATGATTTAAAGTGAGTTAATCAGTACTGCATTTACAGTTCTACTTTCTTGATTCACATATTATAAACTAAAACTTGACCATTACTATTTATTATTCCTTGCATGAAAGTTCCCTGGACTTCAAACAGTTacagggggggggggggggaagacAACTGTGGTAATGGTTTACCATCTCCTAATAAAAGGTCTGTGCCCTTACTAGACACCTTCAATGGGCCACCTCCTAAACATAGGAAAATCTTAGGGAGTGACACTGGTGTTTCAGATCTAAGTTCCTTGCCAACTTGAGGATCTGATAGTACCACTGAGCTGGCTGGTAGTTCCTTGTTTGATGTTCCTGTCAGTTTGGGAAATACACCAACTTTGATAAGAACATTTGAGACAGTTGGCAATAATCATGATAGTAACAACACTAGATTATTATGTTAGTCAAGCTACCTTATAGCTCCATcaactccatatatatataaggggaGAGAAccaattttctttaatttgtgtaaGTTGCATGAAAGTGGATTATATTTCTTCTCAAGTGCAACTATGGGTTAGCTTGAAATC contains these protein-coding regions:
- the LOC116014965 gene encoding transcription repressor OFP16; translation: MSNIFLKNFYHCFKCLLRTTTLSIEDDDKGIVEPNKPLSYYSPTVSASTTSDDDLFSTVLASERFFFSSPGRSNSIVDSSEAPSPNPTTPLISGGVAVQTDSPDPLADFRRSMQEMVEAHESTDSDFLHSLLLCYLNLNPKHTHKYIVGAFSDLIISLVSSPSSIGL